The Synechococcus sp. RS9909 genomic interval TGCTTCCATGCCCCCATCTTGGCGCACCTGAACCCCGGCGGGCAGGCGCGGCGGTCATCTCCCCCTCTTGTTGCGAGACCTGAGGCCATTGCCTCAATCCATGCCAGTGAAGCCCGAGAAGCCCAGGGGGGGACGCCCCCGTGCGCTCTGTCGTGCTCAGTTCTGCCCCGCCAGCACCTGCTGCATCACCTCCAGCAACCCATCAGCCAGAGGCCGGTGGCAGCCCAACCGGGTACTCCAAATCGACCCCACCAGCAGCTCCTCCGCACTCACCAGGGCCATGTCCTGACCCTCCAGCAGCTGCAGCTGCTCCAGCGGCACCGATAGCTCAGCCCGAAAGACATGGGCCGTGCGCCGGTGGATGTGATGCACCATCACCAGCTCCAACGCTGGGGGCTGCCAGCTGAGCTCCTCCAGCAGCTCCCGCCGCAGGGCCTGCTCCGGCGTCTCGCCAGGATCCAGGTGCCCGCCAAACAGGCCCCAGCAGCCGGGCGCGACGATCGTGGGGATCTCATCGCGCAGCTGCATCAGCCAGCG includes:
- a CDS encoding NUDIX hydrolase, producing the protein MAVEVALAMLEREGRWLMQLRDEIPTIVAPGCWGLFGGHLDPGETPEQALRRELLEELSWQPPALELVMVHHIHRRTAHVFRAELSVPLEQLQLLEGQDMALVSAEELLVGSIWSTRLGCHRPLADGLLEVMQQVLAGQN